From Deferrisoma camini S3R1, the proteins below share one genomic window:
- a CDS encoding OmpH family outer membrane protein has translation MALAGTALAGKAEACWGCNPAWAPTDPAVQAQATEIHQKYADEFTTLAAKMRTTARDLDTALAAGEADRAEELRQELYDLEKEYAGLRAKAWAELEGAGVAGAWMPGPWACRWHDGHGWGPGPRQMARGTMAWGDDCPW, from the coding sequence GTGGCCCTCGCCGGAACGGCCCTGGCCGGAAAGGCCGAGGCCTGTTGGGGCTGCAACCCCGCCTGGGCGCCGACCGACCCGGCGGTGCAGGCCCAGGCCACGGAGATCCACCAGAAGTACGCGGATGAGTTCACGACCCTGGCGGCCAAGATGCGCACCACGGCCCGGGACCTGGACACGGCCCTGGCCGCGGGCGAGGCGGACCGGGCCGAGGAGCTGCGGCAGGAGCTCTACGACCTGGAGAAGGAGTACGCCGGGCTGCGGGCCAAGGCGTGGGCCGAGCTGGAAGGGGCCGGGGTGGCTGGCGCGTGGATGCCCGGGCCATGGGCGTGCCGGTGGCACGACGGCCACGGCTGGGGACCCGGGCCGCGGCAGATGGCCCGGGGTACGATGGCGTGGGGGGACGACTGCCCCTGGTAG
- a CDS encoding LysR substrate-binding domain-containing protein translates to MPPLPLSTRQRAGGRGARGGTGEAPGPRTGKQGMTLEEIWRYRVFVREPGSATRRTVEAYCLGRGLPCPEGVQLGSVEAIKRSVIAGLGVSYFSELTVRDELARGELVRLAVEGFRVRRTFFEVRLRAKRPAPALERFLRFTRAYRSEG, encoded by the coding sequence TTGCCCCCCCTCCCCCTTTCCACCAGGCAGCGGGCGGGAGGGCGGGGGGCTCGGGGGGGGACTGGCGAGGCACCGGGACCCCGGACCGGAAAACAGGGGATGACCCTGGAGGAGATCTGGCGCTACCGGGTGTTCGTGCGGGAGCCCGGCTCGGCCACCCGCCGCACGGTCGAGGCGTACTGCCTTGGCCGCGGGCTGCCCTGCCCCGAGGGCGTGCAGTTGGGCTCGGTGGAGGCGATCAAACGCTCGGTGATCGCCGGGCTCGGGGTGTCGTACTTCTCGGAGCTCACGGTGAGGGACGAGCTGGCCCGGGGCGAGCTGGTGCGCCTGGCGGTGGAGGGTTTCCGGGTGCGGCGCACCTTCTTCGAGGTGCGGCTCCGGGCCAAGCGCCCGGCGCCGGCCCTGGAGAGGTTCCTGCGGTTCACGCGCGCGTACCGCTCCGAGGGTTGA